A DNA window from Chitinibacter fontanus contains the following coding sequences:
- a CDS encoding GNAT family N-acetyltransferase: MKRILAASTAAAHQHQRMLCTAYLACFNSLFCYALLNADKTMQFQTYTPALQAQLLDFFAIMQASRGRTFDRLHLPADLRDIQTSYQNNGGEFWVLLAHTEIIGTIGLRLLDAEQGIAELKRFFVLPSHQRRGVGTQLMAHAMAAATQRGWQIIRLDTMRNAASALSIYQKFGFYDITRYNDNPTAEVFLEKKLFS; the protein is encoded by the coding sequence GTGAAACGCATTCTAGCCGCTTCGACTGCGGCAGCCCACCAGCATCAACGAATGCTATGCACCGCATATCTGGCGTGCTTCAATAGCTTGTTCTGCTATGCGCTATTGAATGCTGATAAGACCATGCAATTTCAAACCTATACCCCCGCTTTGCAAGCACAACTGCTCGATTTTTTCGCCATCATGCAGGCGTCGCGTGGGCGGACATTTGATCGGCTGCATTTGCCCGCTGATCTACGCGACATTCAAACCAGCTATCAGAATAATGGGGGCGAATTTTGGGTACTACTGGCGCACACCGAAATCATTGGCACCATTGGCTTACGCTTGCTCGATGCTGAACAAGGCATTGCGGAGCTGAAACGCTTTTTTGTTTTACCGAGCCACCAGCGACGGGGAGTTGGCACTCAGCTAATGGCACACGCGATGGCAGCAGCCACTCAACGTGGCTGGCAGATCATTCGGCTCGATACAATGCGCAACGCAGCATCGGCGCTCTCGATATACCAAAAATTCGGTTTTTACGATATTACTCGCTACAACGACAACCCAACTGCTGAGGTGTTTTTGGAAAAAAAGCTCTTCTCCTAA
- a CDS encoding substrate-binding periplasmic protein, which yields MQRFRLRQTIKCIARIALIWLCVQSSAHAVEQIPLYTYYDEPPFALDQPANLTTKLANWLSDRSAGRYQFVPTQLPRKRLDLVIEHQAQWQGVVAWANPVFFHDPLQLKYLWSKPYMQDVNLVVSHRSKPVEFKNAASLYGLRVGAVIGRQLEDFESDIAQGKITREDANSVLSNLKKLNLHRIDATFISASSLGSYRQQITDLDHWLYIAPTPRGLVERHFFLAPNQATLLDFLNDAAVALPKDPQWKALFKDLRDSGSPAHLN from the coding sequence ATGCAACGCTTTCGCTTACGACAGACCATTAAATGCATTGCCCGCATTGCGCTGATTTGGCTATGCGTGCAATCGAGTGCGCACGCGGTTGAGCAAATTCCACTCTATACGTACTACGATGAGCCTCCGTTTGCACTCGACCAACCGGCCAATCTCACAACAAAACTGGCCAACTGGCTCAGCGACCGCTCCGCTGGGCGCTATCAATTTGTGCCAACTCAGCTACCGCGCAAACGCTTAGATCTTGTAATCGAGCACCAAGCACAGTGGCAAGGGGTGGTGGCATGGGCCAATCCAGTATTTTTCCATGATCCTTTGCAGTTGAAATATCTGTGGTCCAAACCGTATATGCAGGACGTGAACTTGGTTGTGAGCCACCGGAGCAAACCAGTTGAGTTTAAAAATGCAGCATCGTTATATGGCTTACGGGTTGGGGCAGTAATCGGCCGACAATTGGAAGATTTCGAGTCAGATATTGCGCAGGGGAAAATCACCCGTGAGGACGCCAACAGCGTGTTGAGCAATCTGAAAAAACTCAATTTGCATCGTATTGATGCGACCTTTATTTCTGCCAGCTCGCTGGGTAGCTATCGCCAGCAGATCACCGATCTGGATCATTGGTTGTATATTGCGCCAACGCCACGCGGCTTGGTTGAACGACATTTTTTTCTGGCACCGAATCAAGCTACTTTGCTCGACTTTCTGAATGATGCCGCAGTAGCCCTGCCAAAAGATCCACAGTGGAAAGCCTTATTCAAAGATTTGCGCGATTCAGGCAGCCCTGCACATTTAAATTAA